In the Kitasatospora terrestris genome, one interval contains:
- a CDS encoding dipeptide ABC transporter ATP-binding protein, which produces MTDSQTAAEPVKVPAPAPASDREPLLRVTGLTRHFPVTKGLLKRQVAAVRAVDGIDFTVNAGETLGVVGESGCGKSTMGRLVTRLDEPTGGKIEFEGVDITHLGAGAMRPLRRDIQMIFQDPYSSLNPRHTIGTIVGAPFRLQKVATEGGVKKAVQELLELCGLSPEHYNRYPHEFSGGQRQRIGIARALALKPKMIVADEPVSALDVSIQAQVVNLLDDLQKELGLTYLIIAHDLSVVRHVSDRVAVMYLGKIVEIADRDSLYAKPMHPYTTALMSAVPVPDPRRKEQRERILLKGDVPSPLNPPSGCRFRTRCWKAQDICATQEPQLTAAKVGHQVACHFPERSEGN; this is translated from the coding sequence ATGACGGACAGCCAGACGGCGGCCGAGCCCGTGAAGGTGCCCGCACCCGCGCCCGCCTCCGACCGCGAGCCGCTGCTCCGGGTCACCGGCCTGACCCGGCACTTCCCGGTGACCAAGGGCCTGCTCAAGCGCCAGGTGGCCGCCGTCCGCGCGGTCGACGGGATCGACTTCACCGTCAACGCCGGTGAGACCCTCGGCGTGGTGGGCGAGTCCGGCTGCGGCAAGTCCACCATGGGCCGCCTGGTCACCCGGCTCGACGAGCCGACCGGCGGGAAGATCGAGTTCGAGGGCGTGGACATCACCCACCTCGGCGCCGGAGCGATGCGGCCGCTGCGCCGCGACATCCAGATGATCTTCCAGGACCCGTACTCCTCGCTGAACCCCCGGCACACCATCGGCACCATCGTCGGCGCGCCCTTCCGCCTGCAGAAGGTCGCCACCGAGGGCGGCGTCAAGAAGGCCGTCCAGGAGCTCCTGGAGCTCTGCGGCCTCAGCCCCGAGCACTACAACCGCTACCCGCACGAGTTCTCCGGCGGCCAGCGCCAGCGCATCGGCATCGCCCGGGCGCTCGCCCTCAAGCCCAAGATGATCGTCGCGGACGAGCCGGTCTCGGCGCTGGACGTCTCGATCCAGGCGCAGGTGGTCAACCTGCTCGACGACCTGCAGAAGGAACTCGGGCTGACCTACCTGATCATCGCCCACGACCTCTCGGTGGTCCGGCACGTCTCGGACCGGGTCGCGGTGATGTACCTCGGCAAGATCGTCGAGATCGCCGACCGGGACTCGCTCTACGCGAAGCCCATGCACCCGTACACCACCGCGCTGATGTCCGCGGTGCCGGTGCCGGACCCGCGGCGCAAGGAGCAGCGCGAGCGGATCCTGCTCAAGGGCGACGTGCCCTCGCCGCTCAACCCGCCGTCCGGCTGCCGCTTCCGCACCCGCTGCTGGAAGGCCCAGGACATCTGTGCCACCCAGGAGCCGCAGCTCACCGCGGCGAAGGTCGGCCACCAGGTGGCCTGCCACTTCCCCGAGCGCAGCGAGGGGAACTGA